From Rhizobium oryzihabitans, the proteins below share one genomic window:
- a CDS encoding patatin-like phospholipase family protein → MPPFAGSLSLLQGLRQALYHVGAIIRLNELGFLPRLSEIASVSGGSITAGLLALRWQNLRFDEYGRATNLDEVFVAPLLRFAGKGIDIRAILYGLIPGCSAADSLVRTYDRHLFAGACLQDITDSPRFTFMATNLQTGSGWRFAKGYAADYRVGLIDRPVIPLACVVAASSAFPPFLSPVRIDLSQQAVQKTAGADLHREPFISTAVLSDGGVYDNLGLERVWKRCRTVLVSNAGRPIPEIGQPSGKWVGQLFRTLSLIQQQAEHSRLRLLFGMSNQGQRNVAYWSIDTALSQYGLLDALPLSSRDVEAVARLRTRLNHFSVAERQLLLRAGYAGADASLRARGLARNTPAASFDFMSSIAVQNFAEPNGNGQLGSSV, encoded by the coding sequence ATGCCACCGTTCGCGGGTAGTCTCAGCCTACTGCAAGGTTTGCGACAAGCCCTTTATCATGTCGGCGCCATCATCCGCCTGAATGAACTGGGCTTCCTGCCGCGTCTCTCCGAGATCGCGAGCGTTTCTGGCGGATCAATTACAGCCGGGCTTCTCGCACTGCGCTGGCAGAACCTGCGCTTCGACGAGTACGGCCGCGCCACCAATCTCGATGAGGTTTTCGTCGCGCCGCTGCTGCGCTTCGCCGGAAAAGGTATAGACATCCGGGCTATTCTCTACGGCCTCATCCCCGGATGCAGCGCGGCCGACAGCCTGGTCCGCACGTATGACCGCCACCTGTTTGCGGGCGCCTGCTTGCAGGACATCACGGATTCCCCGCGCTTTACCTTTATGGCCACGAACCTGCAGACCGGCAGCGGCTGGCGCTTTGCCAAAGGCTATGCCGCCGACTACCGCGTGGGGCTTATCGATAGGCCTGTCATCCCGCTTGCATGCGTCGTGGCTGCCTCGTCAGCCTTCCCGCCTTTTTTGTCGCCCGTGCGAATTGACCTTTCCCAACAGGCAGTACAGAAGACCGCCGGCGCCGACCTCCATCGGGAGCCTTTTATCTCGACGGCGGTCCTTTCCGATGGCGGCGTCTACGACAATCTCGGTCTTGAGCGTGTGTGGAAAAGATGCCGCACGGTCCTTGTCAGCAACGCGGGTCGCCCGATACCCGAGATCGGCCAACCTTCAGGGAAATGGGTAGGTCAACTGTTCCGTACGCTTAGCCTTATTCAGCAGCAGGCCGAACACTCGCGCCTCCGTCTGCTGTTCGGCATGTCCAATCAGGGGCAGCGAAATGTCGCCTATTGGAGCATCGACACGGCATTATCTCAATATGGACTCCTAGACGCGCTGCCCCTGTCTTCAAGGGATGTGGAAGCGGTAGCGCGGCTGCGCACGCGTTTGAATCACTTTTCGGTTGCAGAGCGGCAGTTACTCCTTAGAGCTGGCTACGCTGGAGCAGATGCGTCACTTCGAGCTCGTGGGTTAGCTCGCAACACGCCCGCGGCTAGTTTCGATTTCATGTCCTCAATTGCAGTCCAGAACTTCGCTGAACCTAATGGGAATGGCCAACTTGGATCTTCTGTGTAG
- a CDS encoding IS6 family transposase: MILNAIAEKLKRQSKDDFKGRHFEAWLIVQAVTWYLRYPLSYRDLEEMFRERGFEVDHSTINRWVLAYAPVIEKRLRQFRRPHCGSVRIDETYVKIRGKWRYLYRAIDKHGNPVDFLLTAKRDLDAAKRFFRKMLKDEPLLSPGKIGTDGANTFPSTIKTAIDDGLLHPSPVHYVTKHLQQGIESDHFRVKKNMPKIGCFQSFKTARRTIAGFEAMLWLRKGFGFSGDWTINDQNDLLGRLFGLQKVNKA; encoded by the coding sequence ATGATTCTGAATGCCATTGCCGAAAAGCTGAAGCGCCAGTCGAAGGACGATTTCAAAGGGCGGCATTTCGAGGCATGGCTGATCGTGCAGGCAGTGACATGGTATCTACGGTATCCGCTCAGCTACAGAGATCTCGAGGAGATGTTCCGCGAGCGCGGCTTCGAGGTCGACCATAGTACAATCAACCGCTGGGTCCTCGCCTATGCACCTGTAATCGAGAAGCGCCTACGCCAGTTTCGCCGACCGCATTGTGGCTCAGTCAGGATTGACGAGACCTACGTCAAGATCCGGGGCAAGTGGCGATACCTGTACCGCGCCATCGACAAGCACGGAAACCCGGTCGACTTCTTGCTCACCGCGAAGCGCGATCTCGACGCCGCCAAGCGCTTCTTCCGTAAGATGCTCAAGGATGAGCCGCTACTATCGCCGGGTAAGATCGGTACAGATGGCGCTAACACGTTTCCTTCAACGATCAAAACAGCCATCGATGACGGGCTCCTGCATCCGAGCCCGGTACATTATGTCACGAAGCACCTCCAGCAAGGCATCGAGAGCGACCACTTCCGGGTCAAGAAGAACATGCCCAAGATCGGCTGCTTCCAGTCATTCAAAACGGCGCGCCGGACGATCGCTGGGTTCGAAGCGATGTTGTGGCTGCGCAAAGGCTTCGGCTTTTCCGGCGACTGGACAATCAACGACCAGAATGACCTGCTCGGGCGCCTCTTCGGACTTCAAAAGGTTAACAAAGCGTGA
- a CDS encoding MucR family transcriptional regulator gives MIRTTKAAPSEDAKPEAPPEPEYVPTVSVKTSLESRDHIGLLQGRPCKSLKRHLAIRAYIRGVPLPVQAAGRLSDGSPGYSEQRRQAAKRLGLGRKNADGRCVAECG, from the coding sequence ATGATTCGGACGACGAAGGCGGCTCCGTCGGAGGATGCAAAGCCTGAGGCGCCGCCGGAACCCGAGTACGTGCCAACCGTCTCCGTTAAGACAAGTCTGGAGTCGCGTGATCACATTGGCCTTCTCCAAGGCAGGCCCTGCAAGAGCCTGAAACGGCATCTGGCGATACGGGCTTACATCAGAGGAGTACCGCTTCCGGTTCAAGCGGCCGGGCGATTGTCCGATGGTAGCCCAGGATATTCCGAACAACGCCGGCAAGCGGCGAAGCGGCTCGGGCTCGGGAGGAAAAACGCGGACGGCCGATGTGTAGCAGAGTGCGGTTAA
- a CDS encoding TetR/AcrR family transcriptional regulator has translation MRLTRKEAQEQTRRRLIAAANASIASEGLAAASIRHICEAAGHTQGAFYSNFSTKEDLLLEIMQMHVQSEVAFLRDILAGTDRGDLDAAMTRLAARLAELAAEPQWSLLSIELQLHAQRDAAFASRYNEYKAACHGEFTLLLEDLIRLHRLKPAMEPRQIAIGLYALWAGLIVQGSVPDSLPRDRILLAFFRAITGCPA, from the coding sequence ATGCGCTTGACACGCAAGGAAGCTCAGGAACAGACACGCCGGCGCCTGATCGCCGCCGCGAACGCCTCGATCGCCTCGGAAGGGCTGGCCGCCGCCTCGATCCGGCATATCTGCGAGGCCGCGGGCCATACCCAGGGCGCATTCTATTCCAACTTCAGCACGAAGGAGGATCTGCTTCTGGAAATCATGCAGATGCATGTCCAGAGCGAGGTGGCCTTTCTGCGCGACATTCTTGCCGGGACCGACCGGGGCGATCTCGATGCCGCGATGACGCGGCTGGCGGCGAGGCTGGCCGAACTGGCGGCCGAGCCGCAATGGTCGCTTCTTTCGATCGAGTTGCAGCTTCATGCGCAGCGCGATGCCGCCTTCGCCAGCCGCTACAACGAATACAAGGCCGCCTGCCACGGCGAATTCACCCTGCTTTTGGAGGATCTGATCCGCCTTCATCGGTTGAAACCGGCGATGGAGCCGCGGCAGATCGCCATCGGGCTCTACGCATTGTGGGCGGGGCTGATCGTGCAGGGCAGCGTGCCGGATTCCCTGCCGCGCGACCGCATCCTGCTCGCCTTCTTCCGCGCCATCACCGGCTGCCCGGCCTGA